Part of the Pristiophorus japonicus isolate sPriJap1 chromosome 11, sPriJap1.hap1, whole genome shotgun sequence genome is shown below.
caccaccgcccccaccccccccccacatcgaAACACTGTATTGGCAAGGTGGTCCTTGGTGTTGATCTGCTTTTTTCCCTACCAGGCTGTGGACCACTGGAACCTGCTCCATTTTGTCAATTTTCATTCCTGACCACTTTAGGTAGACAATCACGAGCACTCTTGTATGTGCCCTTCATTTCTTTGATTTCTCTCATTCAGCCACCTATTGTCTAATGCTAATATCATATCTACCATTTAACCATCTATTTTCCAATTAAGCACTTTACAGGGTCATTCTATTCTTTTCCTATGGGTGTGGTTATGTTATTGTTTTTCCCCTTCCCTGGTTCTGTTCCTTTTTACGTACTATTCATTTGTAAtaccttccagttctgatgaagagtccaTACCCAAAATGTCTTATCTGTTCCATGCACAGAAGTTGCCTGACCTGGtgagtgtttcctgcattttcCGGTGCTGTGCTCAAGAAATGTAGACTCTGCAGCAGGCTGTCCGGgatatagagaaacatagaaacatagaaaataggtgcaggagtaggtcattcggcccttctagcctgcaccgccattcaacgagttcatggctgaacatgcaacttcagtaccccattcctgctttctcaccataccccttgattccccaagtagtaaggacttcatctaactcctttttgaatatatttagtgaattggcctcaacaactttctgtggtagagaattccacaggttcaccactctctgggtgaagaaattcctccttatctcggtcctaaatggcttaccccttatccttagactgtgtcccctggttctggacttccccaacattgggaacattcttcctgcatctaacctgtctaaccccgtcagaattttaaacgtttctatgaggtcccctctcattcttctgaactccagtgaatacaagcccagttgatccagtctttcttgataggtcagtcccgccatcccgggaatcagtctggtgaaccttcgctgcactccctcaatagcaagaatgtccttcctcaggttaggagaccaaaactgtacacaatactccaggtgtggcctcaccaaggccctgtacaattgtagcaacacctccctgcccttgtactcaaatcccctcgctatgaaggccaacatgccatttgctttcttaaccgcctgctgtacctgcatgccaaccttcaatgactgatgtaccatgacacccaggtctctttgcacctccccttttcctaatctgtcaccattcagataatagcctgtctctctgtttttaccaccaaagtggataacctcacatttatccacattatacttcatctgccatgcatttgcccactcacctaacctatccaagtcactctgcagcctcatagaatcctccttgcagctcacactgccacccaacttagtgtcatccgcaaatttggagatactacatttaatccccttgtctaaatcattaatgtacagtgtaaacagctggggccccagcaaagaaccttgcggtaccccactagtcactgcctgccattctgaaaagtccccatttactcctactctttgcttcctgtctgacaaccagttctcaatccatgtcagcacactacccccaatcccatgtgctttaactttgcacattaatctcttgtgtgggaccttgtcaaaagccttctgaaagtacaaatataccacatcaactggttctcccttgtccactctactggaaacatcctcaaaaaattccagaagatttgtcaagcatgatttccctttcacaaatccatgctgacttggacctatcatattacctctttccaaatgcactgctatgacatccttaataattgattccatcattttacccactaccgatgtcaggctgaccggtctgtaattccctgttttctctctccctccttttttaaaaagtggagttacattggctaccctccactccataggaactgatccagagtcaatggaatgttggaaaatgactgtcaatgcatccactatttccaaggccacctccttaagtattctgggatacagtccatcaggccctggggatttatcggccttcaatcccatcaatttccccaacacaatttcccgactaataaggatttccctcagttcctcctccttactagaccctccgaccccttttatatccggaaggttgtttgtgtcctcctcagtgaataccgaaccaaagtacttgttcaattggtccgccatttctttgttccccgttatgacttcccctgattctgactgcaggggacctacgtttgtctttactaacctttttctctttacatatctatagaaacttttgcaatccgtcttaatgttctctgcaagtttcttctcgtactccattttccctgccctaatcaaaccctttgtcctcctctgctgagctctaaatttctcccagtccccgggttcgctgcaatttctggccaatttgtatgccacttccttggctttaatgctatccctgatttcccttgatagccacggttgagccaccttcccttttttatttttacgacagacaggaatgtacaattgttgtaattcatccatgcggtctctaaatgtctgccattgcccatccacagtcaaccccttcagtatcattcgccaatctatcctagccaattcacgcctcataccttcaaagttacccttctttaagttctggaccatggtctctgaattaactatttcattctccatcctaatgcagaattccaccatattatggtcactcttccccaaggggaacgagattgctaattaatcctctctcattgcacaacacccagtctaagatggcctcccccctagttggttcctcgacatattggtctaaaaaaccatcccttatgcactccaggaaatcctcctctaccgtattgcttccagtttggttaacccaatctatgtgcatattaaagtcacccataataactgctgcacctttattgcacgcacccctaatttcatgtttgatgccctccccaacatcacttctactgtttggaggtctgtacacaactcccactaacgttttttgtcctttggtattatgcagctctacccatatagattccacatcatccaagctaatgtccttccgaactattgccttaatttgctccttaaccagcaatgctaccccacctccttttccttttattctatctttcctgaatgttgaatacccctggatgttgagttcccagccctgatcatcctggagccacgtctccgtaatcccaatcacatcatatttgttaacatctatttgcacagttaattcatccactttattgcggatactccttgcattaagacacaaagccttcaggcttgttcttttaacaccctttgtccttttagaattttgctgtacagtgggcctttttgttctttgccttaggtttctctgccctccacttttcctcatctcctttctgtcttttgcttttgcctcctttttgtttccctctgtctccctgcattggttcccatccccctgccatatcagtttaaatcctccccaacagcactagcaaacactccccctaggacattggttccggtcctgcccaggtgcagaccgtccggtttgtactggtcccacctcccccagaaccggttccaatgccccaggaatttgaatccctccctgttgcaccactgctcaagccacgtattcatctgcgctatcctgcgattcctactctgactatcacgtggcactggtagcaatcccgagattactactataGAGGGCGCCTAGCCACCAAAAGACAGATAGGATGCAGACTCATCCAAAATACAGGACATTTGGTACAGAAAACACACGGCCACATTCACCTGGCAGCCACCAACATCATTGCAATGGATCTTACGCCCAAAAGTTAGATATCATGGATGCATATCACCATTAACTTCTGATAAGAGAAAAATGTTCCACTTCCTATACAAGCTAGCCAAGAGGGCCCTCATATTTTTATCCTATAATTACTCAATTAATAGCCATTAGCAATAAAAATGTCTCCTGGTATTTCACTCATTCATCACACAATGTTTGATTGAGATGCTGTGCCATTTTATCACAGTTCTCGTCCTTTCCATTCATGTCTTTGTCACTGTTACCTTCTTTTTCCTCCGGTTTCCCTTCTCCTCCATCTTGATCTTTCACAGACTCCATGCCACTTTTCAGCTTTTTCTCAAGAGTATATAACTGCTGCAGCTCGTTGTAAAGCACACTTTCAAGTTTTTTATTTTGTTTCAAAAATTCTTTGAATGTATTCAAACTGTTTAAGTGCTTTAAAAGAACAAAACAATGAATGATTAGATGCGGTGAAATACACAGGCAAGAGAGTAAAAGAGGAAGATATATTATACATTTTTACTTTCTCTCAGAAACTAAAATAATTTTCTAAAGAATTGTACAGATATGCATAACTtacaacatagaaattaggtgcaggagtaggtcattcggcccttccagcctgcaccaccattcaataagatcatggctgatcattcacctcagtacccctttcctatttctcttcataccccttgatctcacaaataaaaataaaattttccaATGACAGCATCAAGGTAAACACATATAAATCTGAGCTGATGCACTCAGACATCCATAAATAAAATATTTGTCAACAACTTGGTATTGCGAGGATCATTTCTTTAAAACCATGAATGTATGATTGCTCTACCTGTGCAAGCAAAGCCTCTTGTTCCTCCAGTGTGAGACACAGCTCCTGCATCCATTCTCGAATTAGTTCTAATTCAACATTAAAGATTTCTCCAGCATTGATCTCCTCATCTGTAAACTTCAATGCAGTATCCACTGCATCGGTACCTGTTATCTGAACTTGCCAGTCGGATGATGCAATCTATTGGTCCAACAACAGAATCGGCCTCAAATTATGCATGAAACTACACATTATCTTGTGaacacttagggctcaattttccccggtcatttgcgccatttttttggcacacgccgctttttttggcgtaagtttttaaattaaagtttccccgacgaatctgcgccagcgtaactgagttagtaacAATTTTTTTACGTTATTTTTTTTTGACTGCCTgcgccagtttttatcatttttcaaagtttgcccaaAAAATTCTTatcctaggtcggcatatctggccactccggaaaaaccttctggtgagttaagagaaagcagcgcacattgaaaaatctaagttttggagggagataagaacACTTTAAATGTGCATAaaaaagattacatttttttaatCTTACAATagagtagatggaagtttgatggaattctgaacttgtcattttttttaaactcaagaTGCTACCACCTTGAGGGTCGGCTGGCAGAATTGGTCATGCGCCTGGACACAGTGGCTCGAGGttcggctgcaaaacaagcccgggAGAGGAGGTGATGATCGGAAGACTGCACTAGGCATCAAATGAGCCCGGAGGGGTTTTGCAgggcatggggggggtgggggggaggcggggaggggtggtggtggtggaaggtgctgttgaacgcGATTGGAATTAGTCACAACACTGCAATgagttcccgatcactgcgcttgCTCCAACCTAGGTGtgttccatacagaccttggggagagagaactaaGAATCTGTCCaatctgcctgccattttgagcttcttgtaaaggtcaaatttaatcatgggggcaatactgacaatgccataccttgtgcgagccttctgcatcatggtgctgcggaggagacatctGATTCGATGTCGTCGCATGAGGAACAtcggagcccgtagggtgctggccttacccacctcgggtatatcgagacaggtgttcgtacctgcacctgagtgatgtagactacgtcagaaggctgcgtttcctcaaagaagttgtaactgaggtctgtgagttggtgaagctagaagcgtcaggagcactgctttgtcagttgaagtgaaggttacaattgcactttcattctatgcattcaGATCCTTTcaaactacaactggggatgtgtgcaccatttctcaacatgcaacacatgtctgcattcggcaggtgactgctgcactatatgctcggaagaatgactacataaagttccccatgattgccCAAGCAATGCGTAACAGAGCTATGGGCTTcctaaagatacagggctgcattgatggtACCTACATCGCATTGcaggcacctttggaggattccgagatgtacaggaacagaaaaggcttccactccattaatgtacagctcgtgtgcgacgacatgcatcgcatcatgtcagttgatgcaagataccctgggagcagccatgatgcgttcatcctacgcgagaacattatatctgccatatttcagcagcagccagaagggcagagttggctactgggagacaaagggtacggctttgccacctggctcatgacgcccctacacgtaactcggacggaagctgactgggaataaaacatgtcgcacattgtgacgagCAGCATCATAGAGaactattggcatcttgaaacagcgtttccgatcctggacaattccggaggctacttgctatcctcccctgagattgttgatcagttcactgttgtgtgctgcatgctgcataacttagccaccatgaggcagcagcagctggtagtagaagacccacctgaggtgagagcggctgatgataatgatgaggaagatgcagatgacaagcaggaggaggatgaggatgacgaagtcatgcaagtacctgaacccggagcatgacggcggaggagagcgggccatcgtgcccctacaacgattgcttgagccatgcgccagcagctcattcatgaacgctttgctgcctgaaggctcagtggcaactattccccaTGGacttgttccataatgttgtgttatgttaatggaacaaattatggaaatgattcttgtttacttcaaaagttgtgtaaataatggaacaaataatgcaaatgattcagttataatttaaaatatattttattcaaaagtttaacaaaaatttgcacttaacttaaataaaaatattcttggatcaaactttaacattttcagttaagatcacttacaaattttcaGATCACTTacaaaaactctaagatcacttaaaaactttaaacttgtaaagttgtaacttacaaaaaacttaatttgaaatagttacaacagtaacaataataacaacaacagcagcaaagaaaggtggcacccatctctcctccacattattctaagactgcccgccgcgtttggtcttggtgactccaccactcctacccgcaggcggtggcgaagcgtttctggggttggtaccaagcttattctttctaatatcttgggtaatgcgcacctgttgagTGGGGGGGTGGGCGTCCAGGCGGCAAATTGGAGGACCCAGGCAGCAACGTGgaaggcccaggcggcaatgtggatggCCCAGCttaggtctcttcagaggctggtttggggattggagtggaagtggcagatgattctgtcaatgggcgcagggtctgggtatttcccttattgcagcagctaactccaacatgccctccctcatgtgtcctAACAATGTCTCAACgacctctaacattccctccctcatgttgagcaaaagtgtctgaactacctgcaacattcccctccctcatgttcacagagtgtttgaactatctgtgacattccctccctcatggtcactgtcaGCGCattagctacctgtgacattccctccctcatgtttacagacatggtttcagctgactgagatattctctCACTCATAGTCCcaaacatcgttcccatttctcgtgagagtgttgttacttctcccgccagtcctgatacctcatcacccaccccactgatggtgtccaggagtgatcgcataaggtcaatgctctctgcactcattgtcatcatgtgaaccacatctgttagaccctgcacctcaggagagcgcagtcgagctctccttcccctcctcaccctggatgtggctcgcagcatcccagtgggacctacagcctcggacggtggggccctgggtgtggctcgcagcatcccattggacccgcagcctcggacggtgggaaaccatggaatgtcccattaacactcaaaccactagtcagggaagggactagcaactcaatgggcggcacctgcccctcctccaaagtgagtacaagagatggggcttTATCCATCCCCTCCAGCTCCCCCTcagccccatgctcttggtctggaaggtgggattggaagatattctcctcttcaggctcgtcctcgtccaaATCTTCTTctgtataacagaacacagacaaacggttagcagcagaggagggggtagggtgggtggcatgagtaggctcacacagcgcaggcagcaggctgatttgaaggaccacgatgaattatagcacattgcatcatccgaaaagtagctgacagagacatccccatggactgaagcatttagcaaagccagactgtggaatttgcaggacttacccactCCCTTGAGTGTggtcccagcttgtgcagtggtggttgcttttctccaggcaggacccatcaaagcagcgaccctctcttccaagggtatcagtgggtgcagatttaccaGGCCTCCCactattcgagttctttcccttttgttatgtgccaccttcctctgcaaagatgaaaatacaactttttagaaagggtgtctttctgttgggtgggacatatacagctggtcacatttacattacaattgcaattgcattgaataaatgaaagtattacttacactaacttcttgaccaaggtcttgccaattctttttgcactggcctccagatctcggggtggtcaccattgcacagtaattttctgcaagttgatttcagtgtttcttcatttctttgggtggaacttttatgtgacttctgctggtgtccagcttgtgccatctggcctgaatcacagtaactagtgcctccacttcatcctgtaagaaattcttggtccttgcaccgcattgcatcttgtattgcagctccaatttttccaatgttctcacacagcactccttctcacacacacaactggctctttaaaaatggtcgattgcagaccgggagctgtactgcgcatgcgtgcccaTAGGACTAACGtcaaaacgtcctttttttcccgtgcatgtgtagaaggtgcggcattgttttttttggcgcagacattaaactccaccccctccccccccccccccccccaccccaccaaagatACAGGAccggctgcgcagcgccaattttgaaaaatacagcggggaaacttggcacaaataattttggaatatttctggcATGGAAAAAcggacgtaactctggcaatacaccaaaaaacggctttaggcaaaattgagcccttaatgttTTGTGTTAGTTATTAATGTGAATGAGCACTTCATAATAACACAAGCAGAGGtctaaaagcaagttattatttgatcTTGTAGAAAAGTTACCCATGTTTATACAAActatcataatttaaccttttaagcGCTGGATAAAGCTGCGCTGCACCccttccgaggccaatatatccagAAACATAAAGGGAACGGTTGGGAGGCAAGCTGATGCTGGAGAATGAGATTGGATGCTCAGAGTCACAGTGGGTGTTTACAGAACCAGTAGCTGAATTGTTTGAAACTTTCACTTCTCTGTTTATGAGTTTATTACGTGGCTGTAGAGACGGAAGGTGAGGGTGGCTGGAATATCCCATGGCAGCCTTTGGGTTTTGGTTTTGGCAATCCAATTGGCTGCTGTCAACCGTGTGACTGATCACATAGTTAACACTGAACAATCAAAAAGGAAATAAGGGCTGTCCAATCATACATTTATTCATTTGTATTTTCAAAAAACTTTTTGAAAGCATGACTTATATTTACAATTATTGGATTTATAAATGCAAATGTATTCATAAATGATACATTTTAATATGCATAGTTGTATACACTATATATAATTTAATCCAATTTCATACTTATATATAGTTGTCTAAATTTCTATAATTACATGTATTTCTAATTTGTATATGTTATACATGTAGTATATAGCATGCATGTTTCTCATGTGCACCTATTTCTAATTATTTTGTACTGTAATCCTTGCCAGAAGCAGGTGCCAAACACAGAGATTCATTTAACTGCAAGAATTGTGCAACCCACAATTATTTATTTAGGTTGCATGAACAAATTTATTTCTGCACTGAGGTATGCAAAGACACAAATGTATCTATCTACCTGCAATAAGTGGAGCTTATTTACTAATTCTTTACCATGGGCCATGCCACAGGAGATCaactaatatatatattttttaattgcccaCTGTATTAATCTTCACCTTACAACTCAGATGCTTGAAGCAAAAGTGGTTCTGAGGTTGAGCCTTAATGCAGGCACCGACTTTATAAATAATTAAAGCAATGTTACAATAATTGTTTTATAAAACAACTTGTTTCACAAAAAGTATTTATATTACAGTTACCTTTTGTATCATTTTGTTTGCTGCTTTTGCTTCAGGGATGTGTTGAAATTCCTGTAGAAGTATAAGGATCTTCTGTATATAGTTATGTAGCCATTCTGCAGACACGCTCATTTCAACAGAATGCATTAGGTCATTGCGACATTTAATTACCTAATCATAAACATCAGAATCATGTGTCGGTATAAATTAACATTCAGTGTTTTTACATCTGACAGACTGCACCACTCCATAACACTGTGTCTCCAATTACATAAAGTTCACAATTAATGATATAACTAGACTTTTACATTTGGGTGCACTTTAGTTTACTTTAGATCTAAATTTGAGTAAACAATATTTGAAATCTTTAAGAAAAAGTAGTGTATCATAAAATGCATGAGACTTAATTTTAGAAATTCAAGTGCAGATCATCACTCTAAAAACAGAATTGTTAAATGTGAGATGGAACCCCGAAGAGGAGACGATGGGCTGGATATTAATATGAAGGCAGCTTCCGAGCTGAGGGGTGAAATTGCAAGGTCGAAACCCAGAATTCAAATGAGTGGGTTGAAATCTGCAATCTCAATTGAATTGTACCAATTAACTTCTGGGTTTCACATCTCCAAGCTGCTCAACGGGCGTGATATgcacctgcgtacagttttgggctccatatttaaagaaggatatacttgcattggaggctgttcagagaaggttcactaggttgattccggagatgaggggttgatttatgaagatagcttgaataggttggtgcctatactcattggagttcagaagaatgagaggtgatcttatcgaaacatataagataatgagggggctcggcaaggtggatgcagagaggatatttccactcataggggaaactaaaactaggtgacatagtctcagaataaggggccgcccatttaaaactgagatgaggaggaatttcttctttcagagggttgtaaatctgtggaattctctaccccagagagctgagaaggctgggtcattgaatatatttaaggcggagacacagatttttgagcgataagggaataagggattaaggggagcgggcagggaagtggagctgagtccatgattcagaaaggagttagatgtagtccttattactcgggggatcaaggggtatggcgagaaagcaggaatggggtactgaagttgcatgttcagccatgaactcattgaatggcggtgcaggctagaagggtcgaatggcctactcctgcacctattttctatgtctatgtttctatgatcagctatgatcttattaaatggcggagaaggctcgaggggccaaatggcctactcctgctcctatttcttatgttcttatgttcttatgatgcgatctcagctgtatttaaagggacagtgcacaAAATTGAAATTGGAGGTGTTCAGGATGGATGGTGGACATAGAGCAAAGGCAGCTCCCACATTCAATAACGCAGATGCATCACTGGAATTACTGCTAGGTGCAGTAACGAGCAGTACGGATGAACTTTCCCCAGCGACAGGAGGAAGAAACCTGCGGCTCTCGCCAAGAAGGCATGGTTAGAGGTAGCTGAGAAGGTGAGCACCAGCAGGGTTGTGCTCACCTCTTGGATGCAATGTAGGAAGTGGTTTAATGACCTTTCCAGGTTAACAAAAGTCACTATATTTActgattcaactacatcctgtgctTTCAACTCCCCCCACATCTTACCCTTTCACTCTGGCTTGCTAAGcattctccatcacatcactcttCACACCCACTCAACGTTCAGCAGCACCCAGCCTTCACTTTCAATGCATTTTatcacctccccatttatccatccatcgttgccactcaccccaatccttatgcaatgtgatgcttCTGTCTCACAATCACCCTTACTGAATGCACTGTATCCATCGGGTGAGTACCTGACTTTCACTCACTCACGTGtctatttttttcccccttttagGACAAAAAAGCACAAAACGCAAGGGAGAGGGACAAGACTGCAGGTGGTCCGTCACAAATAATCCAGCTTACAGATGCAGAGGAGCAGGCCCTGGAGATAAATGGCACATCTGCATTGCTcagtcagagatggagagacagggagctCGCAGAAAGCTGGTGACAGAATAACAAATATTTCTGAAACACATACGATGTCATTATTTAATCAGTGACTGAACGCTAAAtatggtgattgtcaagattgtgactttgccaCGGCTAAATGATACCTTTTTCTTTTGTCTTCCAGGGTCTTCATGTGTACAAGTGTTGTAAGATATCCATGAggatgattcctcagaggacctcattccttctgagggtgcactgttGCAGGATGTACAGCcatgcaccagcgcagatactcACACTTCGATGGGTCCAGTTAAAtagttagttgggttttcacctaatgattcacacctcacaagtgagcacgagcagacactggtggcagggacagctgtggacaGTCTGCGTTTCGGGGGGGGCTCAATCCTCTCCAAGCTCTTTAAACTGGACACAGTTGCTGATCCCCAGGAGCTATCGTTGAGAA
Proteins encoded:
- the LOC139276036 gene encoding uncharacterized protein CXorf38-like isoform X3; translation: MQSELSIRLNDEGYKNWIKAGFCLQKIRDCLLGFVCTEIEKFHQFLLSTNSFLRQRICNNFCKPQGTKVYMPRGQAKSRGPENCDAAALLNLINFCDQFEFVERQKVIQVIKCRNDLMHSVEMSVSAEWLHNYIQKILILLQEFQHIPEAKAANKMIQKIASSDWQVQITGTDAVDTALKFTDEEINAGEIFNVELELIREWMQELCLTLEEQEALLAQHLNSLNTFKEFLKQNKKLESVLYNELQQLYTLEKKLKSGMESVKDQDGGEGKPEEKEVP
- the LOC139276036 gene encoding uncharacterized protein CXorf38-like isoform X1, with the translated sequence MQSELSIRLNDEGYKNWIKAGFCLQKIRDCLLGFVCTEIEKFHQFLLSTNSFLRQRICNNFCKPQGTKFQRACCLCEEWKREILKHHTNQNSTIYWDNCSPSLWPKHAWEVAKVYMPRGQAKSRGPENCDAAALLNLINFCDQFEFVERQKVIQVIKCRNDLMHSVEMSVSAEWLHNYIQKILILLQEFQHIPEAKAANKMIQKIASSDWQVQITGTDAVDTALKFTDEEINAGEIFNVELELIREWMQELCLTLEEQEALLAQHLNSLNTFKEFLKQNKKLESVLYNELQQLYTLEKKLKSGMESVKDQDGGEGKPEEKEVP